From the Primulina tabacum isolate GXHZ01 chromosome 15, ASM2559414v2, whole genome shotgun sequence genome, one window contains:
- the LOC142527962 gene encoding small nuclear ribonucleoprotein SmD3b-like, translated as MSRSLGIPVKLLHEASGHIVTVELKSGELYRGSMVECEDNWNCQLENITYTAKDGKVSQLEHVFIRGSKVRFMVIPDMLKNAPMFKRLEARIKGKGSALGVGRGRAVAMRARAHAAGRGAVPGRGVVPPVRR; from the exons ATGAGTCGGAGTTTGGGGATCCCGGTGAAGTTGCTTCACGAGGCGTCGGGGCACATTGTGACGGTGGAGCTTAAGAGCGGCGAGCTTTATCGCGGAAGCATGGTGGAGTGCGAGGACAACTGGAATTGCCAGCTCGAAAACATCACTTACACTGCTAAG GATGGGAAGGTCTCACAACTTGAGCATGTTTTCATTCGAGGCAGCAAAGTCAG GTTCATGGTGATTCCAGATATGCTTAAGAATGCTCCAATGTTTAAACGTTTGGAAGCTAGGATCAAG GGAAAAGGTTCAGCTCTTGGAGTTGGACGTGGGAGAGCTGTTGCCATGCGAGCTAGA GCTCATGCTGCTGGCCGTGGAGCCGTGCCTGGTAGAGGTGTCGTGCCACCTGTGCGTAGGTGA